A region from the Benincasa hispida cultivar B227 chromosome 12, ASM972705v1, whole genome shotgun sequence genome encodes:
- the LOC120068170 gene encoding uncharacterized protein LOC120068170 — protein MADKEQVKPLASATVEPRSDDDIFLPPPAKLHLHKNKYIKFCGCFAALLIILAVIGIVLGFTVLHIRTPNIKIDSLSFLNSTSSSNSRIIFVVASVSVRNPNVASFKYSKASTEIYYHGTVIGEGETPPGEVKAKDTLKMNMTVEIEPEKIDDASSLIKDWNLGALNISSYTEIPGRVKILGSIKKHFLVKITCSLTFNSRSEMIQGQDCDQRVRISV, from the exons ATGGCTGATAAAGAGCAGGTCAAACCCTTGGCGTCCGCCACCGTCGAACCTCGGAGCGACGACGACATCTTTCTTCCTCCTCCGGCCAAGCTCCACCTccataaaaacaaatatatcaAGTTCTGTGGCTGCTTTGCTGCTCTCCTCATAATCCTCGCCGTCATCGGCATCGTCCTCGGCTTCACCGTCCTCCATATCAGAACCCCAAATATTAAAATCGACTCACTCTCGTTTCTAAATAGTACTTCGAGTTCAA ATAGTAGGATAATTTTTGTTGTGGCTAGCGTCTCGGTGCGGAACCCTAATGTTGCGTCGTTCAAATACTCGAAAGCCTCAACCGAGATTTACTACCACGGGACGGTCATCGGAGAGGGCGAGACACCGCCGGGAGAGGTGAAGGCGAAAGATACGCTAAAGATGAATATGACGGTAGAGATCGAACCTGAGAAGATCGACGATGCTTCGAGTTTGATAAAGGATTGGAATTTGGGAGCTTTGAATATAAGTAGCTACACGGAAATTCCAGGAAGAGTCAAAATACTTGGCTCCATCAAGAAACACTTCTTGGTGAAAATAACCTGCTCGTTGACTTTCAATTCTAGAAGCGAAATGATTCAAGGACAAGATTGTGATCAACGTGTAAGAATTTCTGTTTAA
- the LOC120067005 gene encoding late embryogenesis abundant protein At1g64065-like, which translates to MATDKIPADRPEALRLGRSAPVKCLHFFCIFLFTAASAACIVGLTLCLVVLRVKVPTVKLTLVAVKDLQYGFSPTPFMEATLIGEITMENPNFGEFKYEEIRNVTLIYDGVTVGIGEVKRVSVNAKSIEKTNFTVKVEPNSSFVDVDYFSYDLARLKTMNMSCIAQFEGRAHLLKLFKAKKISVLKCSMSLNLTSHGVQNLACL; encoded by the coding sequence ATGGCGACCGACAAAATTCCCGCCGACCGTCCGGAGGCACTCCGATTAGGACGCAGTGCACCAGTAAAATGCCTACACTTCTTCTGCATTTTCCTCTTCACTGCCGCCTCTGCCGCCTGTATCGTCGGGCTGACCCTCTGCCTTGTCGTCCTCCGGGTAAAAGTCCCAACAGTAAAATTAACTTTGGTCGCGGTAAAAGATCTCCAGTACGGCTTCTCGCCGACCCCTTTCATGGAGGCCACATTAATCGGGGAAATAACAATGGAAAATCCGAATTTCGGAGAGTTCAAGTACGAGGAAATAAGGAACGTGACATTGATTTACGATGGCGTGACGGTGGGAATCGGCGAGGTGAAAAGAGTGTCTGTAAATGCGAAGAGTATTGAAAAAACGAATTTTACAGTGAAAGTGGAACCGAATTCGAGCTTTGTTGATGTGGATTATTTCAGCTATGATTTGGCGAGGTTGAAGACGATGAATATGAGTTGCATCGCCCAGTTTGAGGGAAGAGCTCATTTGTTGAAATTGTTTAAAGCGAAGAAAATTTCTGTGTTGAAATGTAGTATGAGCTTGAACTTGACCTCCCATGGAGTCCAAAATCTTGCTTGCCTATAA